In the genome of Populus nigra chromosome 9, ddPopNigr1.1, whole genome shotgun sequence, one region contains:
- the LOC133703758 gene encoding 14-3-3-like protein D has protein sequence MDSSKDRENFVYVAKLAEQAERYDEMVDAMKKVAKLDVELTVEERNLLSVGYKNVIGARRASWRILSSIEQKEESKGNETNVKRIKEYRKKVEAELTGVCNDIMTVIDEHLIPSSIPGESSVFYHKMKGDYYRYLAEFKSGNERKEAADQSLKAYETATSTAARDLSPTHPIRLGLALNFSVFYYEIMNSPERACHLAKQSFDEAISELDTLSEESYKDSTLIMQLLRDNLTLWTSDIPEDGEDQKMETSARAGGGEDAE, from the exons ATGGATTCATCAAAGGATCGCGAGAACTTCGTCTACGTCGCTAAGCTCGCCGAGCAAGCTGAACGCTACGACG AAATGGTGGATGCCATGAAGAAAGTGGCGAAACTTGATGTTGAATTAACAGTGGAGGAGAGAAACTTACTCTCTGTGGGATACAAGAATGTGATTGGTGCGAGGAGGGCATCATGGAGAATCTTGTCATCAATTGAGCAGAAGGAGGAGTCAAAAGGGAATGAAACAAATGTGAAGAGGATCAAAGAGTATAGGAAGAAGGTGGAGGCAGAGTTAACTGGCGTTTGCAATGATATCATGACTGTGATTGATGAGCATCTCATTCCATCATCTATACCTGGGGAATCCTCTGTGTTCTACCATAAGAT GAAAGGTGATTATTACCGGTATCTAGCAGAGTTCAAGAGTGGTAATGAGAGGAAAGAGGCAGCTGATCAGTCACTTAAGGCATATGAG ACTGCTACATCAACTGCAGCAAGAGATCTATCTCCCACCCATCCCATTCGACTGGGTTTGGCTCTTAATTTCTCTGTGTTCTACTATGAGATTATGAACTCACCAGAACG GGCCTGCCATCTTGCGAAGCAATCATTTGATGAAGCTATTTCAGAGCTGGATACCCTGAGTGAAGAGTCTTACAAGGATAGCACTTTGATTATGCAACTGTTGAGGGACAACCTCACTCTGTGGACTTCTGATATTCCTGAGGATGGAG AAGACCAGAAGATGGAAACCTCTGCAAGAGCTGGTGGGGGTGAAGATGCTGAG TGA
- the LOC133702763 gene encoding AAA-ATPase At3g50940-like: protein MLSSLKSQDTSKVFTTLASIATSAILVRTIYEVRRHFFTSNYKSSPYFSRRKTIIIEEHKEDDLLNKEFQAVDTYLVNEVSSSVSRLKVRKDEDMKRLVTNLEINEEIVDIFKNVEARWRLILKHEMSDQGRHAKFMKSYELTFNKKHEQMVLNSYLPYIMERGKAIREESKVIKLYPVDFESGVSEYTFNFDHPITFETLAVDSELKKAVLDDLNTFMNAEEYYRNSSKKWKRCYLIYGPPGTGKSSLTAAMANHLKYDIYDLDVSEFDKNPDYLERWLIPGLPSRTVVVVEDIDCTIKPQNQGEKKVKVSDILKQLRLCAGDGQIVVFTTNHIDMLDPELLTPDLMNMHIHMPYCTISAFNQIAFNHFNISHHILFEEIEGLIKKVGVTLAEISGELLKSSDAEVSLQGLIKFLHNKIAKYDKFKA, encoded by the exons ATGTTATCCTCTCTAAAGAGCCAAGATACATCGAAAGTTTTCACCACGCTGGCTTCTATTGCCACTTCCGCAATTCTTGTCCGAACCATTTACGAGGTCCGAAGACACTTCTTCACCTCCAACTACAAATCTTCTCCCTATTTCTCTCGTCGAAAGACTATCATTATAGAGGAACACAAAGAGGACGACTTGCTTAACAAAGAATTTCAGGCTGTTGATACATATTTAGTCAATGAAGTCAGCTCCTCTGTAAGCAGACTAAAAGTGAGAAAGGATGAGGATATGAAGAGATTGGTAACCAACTTGGAGATAAATGAAGAGATAGTTGATATTTTTAAGAACGTGGAAGCAAGATGGAGAttgattttaaaacatgaaatgtCGGATCAAGGTAGACATGCAAAATTTATGAAATCTTATGAGCTAACTTTCAACAAGAAACATGAACAGATGGTGTTGAATTCATACTTGCCATACATTATGGAGCGAGGCAAGGCTATTAGAGAAGAAAGTAAGGTAATCAAGCTATATCCAGTGGACTTTGAATCTGGAGTCTCAGAATATACCTTCAATTTTGATCACCCAATTACCTTTGAGACCCTTGCAGTTGATTCGGAGCTTAAGAAAGCAGTATTGGATGATTTGAACACCTTCATGAACGCAGAGGAATATTACAGAAATTCTAGCAAAAAATGGAAACGTTGTTACTTGATATACGGTCCTCCTGGCACCGGCAAGTCAAGCTTGACCGCAGCAATGGCTAATCACTTAAAATATGACATCTATGACTTGGATGTATCAGAATTCGACAAAAATCCAGATTATTTAGAGCGCTGGTTGATCCCTGGACTGCCCAGTCGAACTGTAGTCGTAGTTGAGGATATAGACTGCACTATCAAGCCACAAAACCAAGGTGAAAAAAAG GTAAAGGTCTCGGATATACTTAAACAACTTCGGTTGTGCGCTGGAGATGGACAGATTGTTGTTTTCACAACCAATCACATAGACATGCTCGACCCAGAATTGTTGACTCCTGATCTGATGAACATGCACATTCACATGCCATATTGCACCATTTCTGCTTTCAACCAAATAGCTTTCAACCATTTCAATATTTCCCATCACATACTCTTCGAGGAGATTGAAGGTCTTATAAAGAAGGTTGGAGTTACTCTTGCAGAAATTTCAGGAGAGCTTCTGAAGAGTAGCGATGCTGAAGTTTCCCTCCAAGGCCTAATCAAATTTCTTCACAACAAGATTGCTAAATATGACAAGTTCAAAGCTTAG
- the LOC133702764 gene encoding AAA-ATPase At3g50940-like codes for MVSLQDRQTIIAFATLAASVMLVRRIASAFVPFGVRRYFSNLHSFSSHFSTQLLTVVVEKDQRPEFNQLFQAADFYWGNLVTSSIIRGREAEEETAVDKDLEILDVFRNVKIRWKLVFTKVEHIEKINTTMQSGRRTYELTFHKEHKDTVLNLYLAYVLEQEKAIKEERRVQRFQKFRNRRWELDDTFEHTTNFKTLVMEPQLKKILLDDLNTFMSAQEKYRRIGKAWNRRYLLCGPPGTGKSGLIAAMANHLNYDIYKLDRTDFNIHYIMHHEVPSKSILVFKDIDCDVELLDQEHENGPENYDEHKRMMSLFLEATDGLWLSCSNELILVYMANNKAMLDPALLGRTDMHINMSYCTISTFKQLAFQYLAVQHHKFFEEIEGLIEDVEVAPEEVLRQLMKSSDIEASFQGLVRFLHDKKFNLEKPETSMKTESIE; via the exons ATGGTGTCCCTTCAAGACAGGCAAACTATCATTGCATTTGCCACTCTTGCTGCTTCCGTAATGCTTGTTCGTAGAATTGCCAGTGCCTTCGTCCCTTTTGGTGTCCGAAGATACTTCTCCAACCTCCATAGCTTCTCTTCCCATTTCTCCACTCAACTACTCACTGTTGTTGTAGAAAAAGATCAAAGGCCAGAGTTTAACCAATTGTTTCAGGCAGCTGATTTCTACTGGGGCAATCTGGTTACCTCATCAATAATCAGGGGTAGAGAGGCTGAGGAAGAAACTGCCGTCGACAAAGATCTTGAGATTCTTGATGTTTTTCGAAATGTGAAAATAAGGTGGAAATTGGTTTTCACAAAGGTTGAGCATATTGAGAAAATAAACACAACCATGCAATCAGGTAGAAGAACCTATGAGCTAACTTTTCACAAGGAACACAAAGATACTGTGCTGAATCTGTACTTGGCATACGTTTTGGAGCAAGAAAAGGCcattaaagaagaaagaagggtTCAACGATTTCAAAAGTTCCGCAACAGACGGTGGGAATTGGACGACACATTTGAGCACACAACGAACTTCAAGACCCTTGTAATGGAACCACAGCTGAAGAAAATACTATTGGATGATTTGAACACCTTCATGAGTGCTCAGGAAAAGTACAGAAGAATTGGGAAAGCTTGGAATCGTCGGTACTTGTTATGTGGCCCTCCTGGCACAGGCAAGTCAGGCTTGATTGCAGCCATGGCTAATCACTTAAATTATGACATCTACAAGCTGGATCGAACAGATTTTAATATTCACTACATCATGCATCACGAAGTCCCCAGTAAATCAATTTTGGTGTTCAAGGATATTGATTGCGATGTCGAGCTACTAGATCAAGAACATGAGAACGGACCAGAGAATTATGATGAACATAAG AGGATGATGTCTCTGTTCCTCGAAGCCACTGATGGACTATGGTTATCTTGCAGCAACGAACTTATTCTCGTTTATATGGCCAATAACAAAGCAATGCTTGATCCAGCTTTACTTGGTCGCACGGACATGCACATTAACATGTCATATTGTACCATCTCTACATTCAAGCAACTAGCCTTCCAGTATCTTGCAGTTCAACATCACAAATTctttgaagaaattgaaggaCTCATAGAGGATGTTGAAGTCGCCCCTGAAGAAGTCTTACGACAATTAATGAAGAGTAGTGACATAGAAGCTTCTTTCCAAGGCCTTGTTAGATTCCTTCATGACAAgaaatttaatcttgaaaaaccTGAAACCAGCATGAAAACTGAATCTATAGAATag
- the LOC133702836 gene encoding olee1-like protein yields MAKCFTVAAFVATALCFSSVLISAYAADYLDVEGKVYCDTCRVEFQTKISDAIPGAKVKLVCNNRENGTLTYTVEGTTDSSGTYRLPVVGDHEEDICEVRLVESPRADCNEPFKSVDSARILLTKNVGVVDNLRYANALGYMKKVAQPECAKVLEEMGFLPVEA; encoded by the exons ATGGCAAAGTGTTTCACCGTTGCTGCCTTCGTTGCTACAGCTCTCTGCTTCTCCTCCGTTCTCATCTCCGCCTATGCTGCAGATTACTTAGATGTCGAAGGCAAGGTTTACTGTGACACTTGCCGGGTTGAGTTTCAGACCAAGATCAGTGACGCCATTCCAG GTGCCAAGGTGAAACTGGTATGCAACAACCGTGAGAATGGCACATTGACATATACCGTGGAGGGCACAACTGACAGCAGTGGCACATACCGCCTACCTGTGGTGGGAGATCACGAGGAAGATATCTGTGAGGTTAGGCTGGTGGAGAGCCCCAGAGCCGATTGCAATGAACCATTCAAGAGCGTTGATTCTGCTAGGATCCTCCTCACCAAGAACGTTGGAGTGGTAGATAATCTCCGATATGCCAATGCTCTTGGGTACATGAAGAAGGTGGCTCAACCAGAATGTGCAAAAGTACTCGAAGAAATGGGTTTCCTTCCTGTTGAGGCGtaa